The nucleotide window CAGGATGCTCCCTCCGCAGCCAGCCTCCCTGCTTGCTCCTGCCTACGGTCCTGCTGTCTTTCTCCTCTCTTATGGGCTGGGCTTCCCCGACAACGTCCCTCTTGGCCTTGGCTGCTGCTGGGCCATGACCTTCCTGGCCTCCTGGGTCTTGGTCCTCTTTCTTGTCATTGCTTTTGCTGGGTCTCCTCGGCTCCTGAGGCGGGTGCCCGGGACTGCTCCGGGTGCCCTCCTTCcaaccttcctccccaccctgggGCTTCTCCTCAGGGGACCTCCTGCAGCTCCTGGCCCTCACCAGCCTCTCTACGTCATAGCTGGGGCACCTGCCCAGGTCCAGCTCGCTGGTGCCCAGAGAGAGCCGCTCCCTCTGCAGGCTCTGCTGGAGCTCTCTTTCCCGCTTACACTTCTCACACCTGATTATTTCCCCCGACGTCTTTTCAATCTCCACCCCCAGGTGCTTCTCTCCGCTAGCATGCCTCTCCAGGGTGGCATCCCTGGGCACCTTGCTGCTGGGTTCAGGCTCCCACTTCCCCCTCACCCTGTCCTCCACAGGGGTCCTCCCCTGATGTCTGATGGCAGCCTGGGACCTGGCAGCCTCACCGCAGCTCTTGGTGGTCTCGGTCTCCCCACAGTGGTGACCCCCTTTCAGAGCCTTGCTATAAAGCCTGCTTCTCAGCCTTGGAGAGGGGACCCGGCTGTGCTGGGTCAAGGTCAGGGCCCGGGCTTTGCTGGGGTACAGTTCCTCTATAGCCACCTGGATGTTCTTCAGCGTCAGTGGCTCTTTGCCCACGGCTATGAAAGCATCCCCTTCCCTGAAGAAATCGGACACACTCCTGATTTCCCTGCCCTTGAGGTTGAATAGCTTCCTCACACGGTCACTCTTCCATCTGGGAAAGCCCAGGGCCTCTGAGACGTCAGCCAAGAGCTGCTCGAAGGTCTGCACCAACCGTCTATTGAGGAGCAGCGTGATCTTGCGGAGGGGTTGCCCACCCAGCTTGACCACGGTCACGACCCTGGGCTTCAGCAGGCTGCTGTCAGCGTGGACAGGGTGAAGGCTACCCTGGGGGCTGAACATGGGCACCAAGGAGCCTCGAGGCCCCAGGAATGGTTTCTCCAGGCTCCCTGGGCCAGCAGGCAGCCACGTGCCCTGCAGCTTCCGCTCCGTGATTTTCGAGCTTAAACATTTTAGAGAATGTTCACAGAGACCTCGATGTCCTGCAGGGGAAAAAGGACAAAACAGTATTAGTCCAAGGGGTTCAAACAGCCttctggggtcttccctggtggcgcagtggttgagagtccacctgccgatgcaggggacacaggttcgtgccccggtccgggaagatcccacgtgccgcggagcggctgggcccgtgagccatggccgctgagcctgtgcgtccggagcctgtgctccacaacgggagaggccacagcagtgagaggcccgcgttccgcaaaaaaaaaaaaaaaaaaagcctctgacCTTCACCAAACCTTTACTAAAGAAGACTGATGCTGTTACAAGTTAGAAGTGTGCTCGTTGAGGATCTGCTTGAAACAGTGGAGCCTTTACCAGTTAGGCCAAGAGAGACCAGGAGTGCAGAATGGAGTTGGCACTGGGCCTGAGGTGCCTCCTCAGGCCTTACGGGGAGCAGGGCGGACCACGCCTTGGGGTCCCCTTCCAGGCAAGGCCTAACCCTGGATGCAACTCCCGCTACCCTAAAGTAAGCTGAGCTTCAAGAATCTACAGCTGAGATAAAAGGTCCAACGTTTGCTGCCCAGGAAATACCAACAAGAGGTCAGAACTTtctggaactttaaaaaattcaaatctttttttttcccttctaagtcaataaggctttatttttatcttttccattttttaaaaattaaagtatagttaatccacaatgttgtgttagtttcaggtacacagtaAAGTGacccaggcacacacacatatacgtatcTATTGCCTTCCAGATTTCCCCTCACCACTAAAGAATCCAAATCTTACCCACTTCTTTGCCAAGAACAGTTTTCTCAGCTTGACTTTCGACCCACTCAGGGTGAGGCAAGATGTGAAGAGGTTATGATCACAGAATTTGAGACAGatatggatttgaatcctggcatGGCCACTGATTCTTTGCGTGAACTTGGACAAATTACCcacattctgttgtttttttttttttttccatctatgaAGTGAGAATGATAACACCTTCCTCCCAGGATTtttgtgaagagtaaatgagaaaatgattATGATTCACTTGAAGGAGTGCTTGACACACAGACAGGGCACAGTGATAGCCAGTTATTAATATTgtccttatgatttttttaaatatagattttattCCTACAGTTcaaatttatttccctttttttttttgcaattactTTATGTCAAATTTTTTGCCACATGGCATATCGGATCCTagctcctcaaccagggatcaaacccgtgccccctgcattggaagcacggggtcttaaccactggaccaccagggaagtcccatgtcctTATGATCTTAATATCTCTTTTGTATGATCATTTCATTTTGGTAGCAAAGGAACTCATGGGCCAACATGAGAAGGTGGTCTTCTCCAAATGGTTTTTCCTTTtggtattaaaaaaaggaaagaaagaaaccaaggtcatattaatattatattaataatgagAATGTACTCATTctcatggtgtttcctgataaactgaataaatgaataaaacaagacTCTGTATTTCCTGGTCAAATGTACCCAGCCTTAGCTCATTTTACTGTTTCACTTTATTATGCTTtgaagatattgcattttttatcagctgaaggtttgtggcaaccctgggtcaagcaagtctattggctaTTTTTCCAAATAGCATTTGCTCCCTTCGTGTctctatgtcacattttggtaactctcacaatatttcaagtttggtcattattgttatatttgtgatggtgatctgtgatcagggATCTTAGATGTTACTcctatgactcactgaaggctcagatgatggttagcattttttaccAACAaggtatttttatattaatgtatgtacattgtcttttttcccaatttatactttctttttttaaattaatttttgttggagtatagttgctttacaatgttgtgttaatttctactgtacagcaagatgaatcagctatacttatatatatatccccacttttctggatttccttcccatttaggtcaccacagtgcattaagtagagttccctattttatacatagtatcaatagtgtataggtgtcaatcccaatctcccaattcctcccaccccatcccctttcccccttggtatccatacatttgttctctatgcctgtgtctctatttctgctttgcaaataagatcatctataccatttttctagattccacatatatgtgttaatatatggtacttgtttttctctttctgacttacttaactctgtatgacactctctaggtccatctgtacattgttttttaagacatgatgctattgcacacttaataggctATGGTAGAGTGTAAACAAAACTTTAATATGCACTGCAAAATCAAAAAATTTGTGTAACTTCCTTTATtggaatatttgctttattgcagtgctCAGGAACCAAACCCGCGACAGCTCCAAGGTGTGACTGTACTTGAGACAAAAGTGGTTCAATCTCCTTTTCTTGTCCAGGTcaggaaaggaaataggaaaATGACAGAATGTGGGATTCAGTTAAACCATGAGAGTGGTTAATTATTAAAGTTGCCCCATAGGATCCGTATGTCATATCCTACGTGCAGCAATCTGCCATTTATGCttcctttaaaaagaagataaaaatgataatttttttaacatctttattggaggataactgctttacaatggtgtgttagtttctgctttataaccaagtgaatcagctatacatatacatatatccccatatcccctctctcttgcatctccctcccaccctccctatcccacccctctaggtggtcacaaagcaccgagctgatcttgtgctatgcagctgcttcctactagctatctattttacatttggtggtgtgtatatgtccatgccactctctcacttcatcccagcttactcttccccctccacgtttcctcaagtccattctctacgtttgcatctttatccctgtcctgcccctaggttcttcagaaccaatttttttttttagatgccatatatatgtgttaccatatggtatttgtttttctctttctgacttacttcactctgtatgacagactctaggtccatccacctcattacaaataactcaatttcatttccttttatggctgagtagtattccattgtatatatgtgccacatcttctttaaccattcatctgttgatggacatttaggttgcttccatgtcctggctattgtaaatagagctgcaatgaacattgtagtacgtgattctttttgaattatggttttctcagggtatatgcccagtagtgggattgctggatcatatgctaattctatttttagttttttaaggaaactccatactgttctccatagtggttgtatcaatttacgttcccaagaacagtgcaagaatgttcccttttctccacaccctctccagcatttattgcttgcagattttttgatgatggccattctgactggtgtgaggtgatatctcactgtagttttgatttgcatttctctaatgattagtgatgttgagcatcctttcatgtgttggttggcaatctgtatatcttctttggagaaatgtctatttaggtcttctgcccatttttggattggtttgtttgtttttttgatattgagctgcatgagctacttgtaaattttggagatcaatcctttgtcagttgcttcatttgcaaaattttctcccattctgagggttgtcttttcatcttgttaatggtctcctttgctgtgcaaaagctttttagtttcattaggtcccatttgtttatttttgtttttatttccatttctctaggaggtgggtcaaaaaggatcttgctgtgatttatgtcatagagtgttctgcctatgttttcctctgggagttttatagtgtctggccttacatttaggtctttaatccattttgagtttatttttctgtatggtgttagggagtgttctaatttcatccttttacatgtagctgtcctgtttacCCAACacaacttattaaagaggctgccttttctccattgtatattcttgcctcctttatcaaaaataaggtgaccttatgtgtgtgggtttacctctgggctttctatcctgttccactgatgtatatctctgtttttgtgccagtaccatactgtcttgattaatgtagctttgtagtatagtctgaattctgggagcctgattcctccagccccatttttctctcaagattgctttggctattcagggtcttttgtgtttccaaacaaattgtgcaattttttgttctacttctgtaaaaaatgccattggtagtttgacagggattgcattgaatctgtagattgctttgggtagtatagtcattttcacaatgttcattcttccaatccaagaacatggcatatctctccatctgtttgtatcatctttaatttctttcatcagtgtcttatagttttctgcatacagatcttttgtctccttaggtaggtttactcctaggtattttattctttttgttgcaatggtaaatgggagtgtttccttaatttctctttcagatttttcatcattagtgtatcggaatgcaagagatttctgtgcattaattttgtatcctgctactttaccaaattcattgattagctctagtagttttctggtagcatctttaggattctctatgtagagtatcatgttatctgcagacagtgacagctttacttcttcttttctgatttggattccttttatttctttctcttctcagattgctgtggctaaaacttccaaaactatgttgaataacagtggtgagagtggacaaccttgttttgttcctgatgttagaggaaatggtttcagtttttcaccattgagaatgatgttggctgtgggtttgtcatatatggcctttattatgttgaggtaagttccctctatgcctactttctggagagtttttatcataaatgggtgttgaattttgttgaaagctttttctgtatctattgtgatgatcatatggtttttctccttcaatttgttaatatggtgtatcatgttgattgatttgtgtatattaaagaatctttgcattcctgggataaaccccacttgatcatggtgtatgatccttttactgtgctgttggattctgtttgctagtattttgttgaggatttttgcaactatgttcatcagtgatattggcccgttgttttctttctttgtgacatctttgtctggtttttgtatcagggtgatggtggcctcgtagaatgagtttgggagtgttcctccctctgctatattttggaagagtttgagaaggctaggtgttagctcttctctaaatgtttgatagaattcacctgtgaaaccatctgatcctggacttttgtttgttggaagatttttcatcacagtctcaatttcagtgcttgtgattggtctgtttatattttctatttcttcctggttcagtctcggaaagttgtggttttctaagaatttgtccatttcttccaggttgtccattttatgggcatagagttgcttgtagtggtctctcatgatcctttatatttctgcagtgtcagttgttacttctcctttttcatttctaattctattgatgtgagtgttctccctttttttcctaatgagtctggctaatggtttatcaattttgtttatctcctcaaagaaccagcttttttttttttttttgtgatacgagggcctctcactgctgtggcctctcccgttgcggagcacaggctccggacgcgcaggctcagcagccatggctcacgggcccagccgctccgcggcatgtgggatcttcccggaccagggcacgaacccacgtcccctgcatcggcaggcggactctcaaccactgcgccaccagggaagcccaaagaaccagcttttagttttattgatctttgctattgctttgttcatttctttttcatttatttctgaactgatatttatgatttctttccttctgctaactttgggggttttttgttcttctttctctaattgcttcaggtgtaaggttaggtcgtttatttgagatgtttcttgtttcttgaggtaggattgtattgctataagcttccctcttagaactgcttttgctgcatcccataggttttgggtcgtcgtgttttcactgtcattagtttctaggtattttttgatttcctctttgatttcttcagtgatctcttggttatttagtagtgtattgtttagcctccatgtgtttgtattttttacagatttttttcctgtaattgatatctagtctcatagcgttgtggtcagaaaagatacttgatacaatttcaattttcttaaatttaccaagacttgatttgtgacccaggatatgatctatccagagaatgttccatgagcacttgagaggaaagtgtattctgttgtttttgaatggaatgtcctataaatatcaattaagtctatcttgtttaatgtatcatttaaatcttgtgtttccttatt belongs to Orcinus orca chromosome 10, mOrcOrc1.1, whole genome shotgun sequence and includes:
- the DCLK3 gene encoding serine/threonine-protein kinase DCLK3 → MPAASPAPRPPPPPARPAPSCPAQPAPGHRGLCEHSLKCLSSKITERKLQGTWLPAGPGSLEKPFLGPRGSLVPMFSPQGSLHPVHADSSLLKPRVVTVVKLGGQPLRKITLLLNRRLVQTFEQLLADVSEALGFPRWKSDRVRKLFNLKGREIRSVSDFFREGDAFIAVGKEPLTLKNIQVAIEELYPSKARALTLTQHSRVPSPRLRSRLYSKALKGGHHCGETETTKSCGEAARSQAAIRHQGRTPVEDRVRGKWEPEPSSKVPRDATLERHASGEKHLGVEIEKTSGEIIRCEKCKRERELQQSLQRERLSLGTSELDLGRCPSYDVERLVRARSCRRSPEEKPQGGEEGWKEGTRSSPGHPPQEPRRPSKSNDKKEDQDPGGQEGHGPAAAKAKRDVVGEAQPIREEKDSRTVGRSKQGGWLRREHPADLDTEKLPRTRGDAQEAEKEKKPGASGGRRMVSRDKPPARVEKEPKTRPEESKAERPGGRRRRPAGILAADVRKQYEPGRVIGDGNFAVVKECRHRGTQQAYAMKIIDKSKLKGKEDMVDSEILIIQSLSHPNIVKLHQVYETDAEIYLIMEYVQGGDLFDAIIESVKFPERDAALMLMDLCKALVHMHDKSIVHRDLKPENLLVQRNEDKSTTLKLADFGLAKHVVRPIFTVCGTPTYVAPEILSEKGYGLEVDMWAAGVILYILLCGFPPFRSPERDQDELFNIIQLGHFEFLAPYWDNISDAAKDLVSRLLVVDPKKRYTAHQVLQHPWIETAGKTRRAKLQKEGPPSSENHFRSQHLRAAEQAS